A single Aspergillus chevalieri M1 DNA, chromosome 3, nearly complete sequence DNA region contains:
- the sskB gene encoding putative MAP kinase kinase kinase SskB (BUSCO:EOG092605FC;~COG:T;~EggNog:ENOG410PF9Z;~InterPro:IPR017441,IPR008271,IPR017240,IPR000719, IPR011009;~PFAM:PF07714,PF00069;~go_component: GO:0005737 - cytoplasm [Evidence IEA];~go_function: GO:0004672 - protein kinase activity [Evidence IEA];~go_function: GO:0004709 - MAP kinase kinase kinase activity [Evidence IEA];~go_function: GO:0005524 - ATP binding [Evidence IEA];~go_process: GO:0006468 - protein phosphorylation [Evidence IEA];~go_process: GO:0051403 - stress-activated MAPK cascade [Evidence IEA]), with translation MEHPEILHPDLVEPVPSDDLLERHYPIRTTSDYAENYENQIQTPTAAVASSPPQSHGLTPWPNAPITRPRGSSMGAQSALDKMPPVDGHPLAAEREMRPQRPSGPARTPSNTYAPQRRPPQYHSFQDERQRSSSAKRNSRRDANTQYRAQEKAYVQRIRANPQAWYQRFDEAQNMMPIDSDLEEPSPSSEVPFEDDAYDPDVQLFIARDNQPSIDELKNPKNQERLEWHSMLASVLKGDVVKQEKQRLLGLTDNKRSAAQNSAIWLGVRARTCGRSIALQRKLIEEARAGLGPLIEDIINFEIKGEKEIGKPAVKQVEDVVQQIEKMEMMYSTQKELEMANPRVASEEYCSSRDAVFAWHNTTALINTELAILQKWVGNNELDFVKPRVKHVNNDLADDSSFLDRIMKEDGLKTLQGRHNMLHGIGEVIQKAKSTLIENASSFAKRHLPPYIEELLTLINFPSRLIQEIIRVRLSYARKMKDPAQQSPILVDQMISQFQILMKVATDIKQRYLDISRPEPGWELPPCIDENFDTVVLDAMKYYFRLLNWKLNANKNTFKEAEILEQDWEFSNEVGRLLEGGDIEVAEQFSALTAKSLQRLMIHFEREITVREDEDPLDMDKRYKSVLDSTRIRQRKLYRFSRFLRQLFENATEYNVSSDIAYGFFEALLASNHFLVKSDSGPKGIYMFAHHALWGRPVDIQAIMATSFREEDSTKDSPATPYILVVRPEKPITWTGREMEVEMLEQPADVRLGKLRLIVEGTQQRLSNARLELAQLTGVQLDMAVEQRANLARVNVELNKIKKISFKLSMSIMDSVAIIRQQLKEKGVENQELIQACYAFATEFGKRSSNYVDANRHAMNSARLVELSLDWVSFICDDCDAADRKTFKWAVAALEFAMAITSSRHLISMDDVQFGHLRLKVAGCMSLLISHFDIMGARSSLAAQAEKKRIEERVGRGKFGGGRILTDDEATKLVREQRLAHLTALEDSRVEEDAKRQALGRVLEGSNEADRSLTVLSSSATNVTLRWQQGQFIGGGTFGSVYAAINLDSNYLMAVKEIRLQDPQLIPKIAQQIRDEMGVLEVLDHPNIVSYHGIEVHRDKVYMFMEYCSGGSLASLLEHGRVEDETVIMVYALQLLEGLAYLHQAGIVHRDIKPENILLDHNGIIKYVDFGAAKIIARQGKTAVPMDAFNAAGHKEALVPRNAQYTHQRKNQQTMTGTPMYMSPEVIRGDSSNFVHRQGAVDIWSLGCVILEMATGRRPWSTLDNEWAIMYNIAQGNQPTLPSRDQLSDPGIDFLRRCFECDQMKRPTAAELLQHEWIVSIRQQVVLEPATPGSENGGSMSGSASSASGSRNNSFYM, from the exons ATGGAGCACCCGGAGATCCTCCATCCCGACCTGGTTGAGCCAGTCCCTTCAGACGACCTCCTGGAGCGCCACTATCCCATCAGAACTACCTCCGATTACGCGGAGAACTACGAGAACCAGATCCAGACACCCACCGCTGCCGTCGCCTCCTCGCCGCCCCAATCCCATGGCCTCACTCCGTGGCCAAACGCCCCCATCACCCGCCCCCGGGGCTCCAGCATGGGCGCCCAGTCGGCTCTCGACAAAATGCCCCCCGTCGATGGCCACCCGCTGGCCGCCGAGCGAGAGATGAGGCCGCAGCGTCCCTCGGGTCCCGCCAGAACACCTTCGAACACCTACGCGCCCCAGCGTCGACCTCCCCAATATCACTCCTTCCAAGACGAGCGGCAGCGGTCGTCATCGGCGAAGCGGAATTCGAGACGGGACGCTAATACCCAGTACCGGGCCCAGGAGAAGGCGTATGTGCAGCGCATCCGGGCGAATCCGCAGGCATGGTACCAACGTTTCGACGAGGCGCAGAATATGATGCCGATAGACTCGGATTTGGAGGAgccgtcgccgtcgtcggAAGTCCCGTTCGAAGACGACGCGTACGACCCGGATGTCCAACTCTTTATTGCTCGTGATAATCAGCCGTCGATCGATGAAttgaagaaccccaagaACCAGGAACGATTGGAATGGCATTCGATGCTGGCGTCAGTTTTGAAGGGAGATGTTGTTAAGCAGGAAAAACAACGGCTTCTGGGGTTGACGGATAACAAGCGGTCTGCTGCTCAAAATAGTGCTATCTGGCTAGGTGTTAGAGCAAGGACCTGTGGGCGGAGTATTGCTCTCCAGCGGAAGCTCATTGAAGAGGCACGAGCGGGTCTTGGGCCTCTGATCGAAGATATTATTAATTTCGAGATCAagggagaaaaggaaattgGCAAACCGGCCGTCAAACAAGTCGAAGATGTTGTCCAGCAGATTGAGAAAATGGAGATGATGTACTCCACTCAGAAAGAACTTGAGATGGCCAACCCCCGGGTCGCTTCCGAGGAATACTGCTCGAGCCGCGACGCCGTGTTTGCATGGCACAACACTACAGCGCTCATCAACACCGAGTTAGCCATTTTGCAAAAGTGGGTCGGGAATAACGAGCTCGATTTTGTCAAGCCCAGAGTCAAGCATGTCAATAACGATCTGGCCGATGACTCGTCTTTCCTAGACCGCATTATGAAGGAAGACGGGCTCAAAACGCTTCAAGGGCGGCACAACATGCTTCATGGTATTGGCGAAGTCATTCAGAAAGCCAAAAGTACCTTGATTGAGAACGCAAGTTCTTTTGCTAAACGCCATCTGCCCCCGTATATTGAAGAACTACTCACCCTTATCAACTTCCCTTCACGTCTCATTCAGGAAATTATCCGAGTCCGACTGTCGTATGCCAGGAAAATGAAGGATCCGGCTCAGCAGTCTCCGATCCTGGTCGATCAAATGATTTCGCAATTTCAGATATTGATGAAGGTTGCAACTGATATTAAACAGCGCTACTTGGATATCTCCAGGCCCGAACCGGGTTGGGAACTGCCTCCTTGTATTGATGAGAATTTCGACACCGTTGTGCTGGATGCTATGAAATACTACTTCCGGCTTCTCAACTGGAAGTTGAATGCGAACAAGAATACTTTCAAAGAAGCAGAAATTCTCGAACAGGATTGGGAGTTTTCGAACGAAGTTGGTCGTTTACTTGAGGGCGGAGATATCGAGGTAGCTGAACAATTCAG TGCCCTGACTGCAAAATCACTTCAACGCCTGATGATCCACTTCGAACGAGAAATCACTGTCCGGGAAGACGAAGACCCACTTGACATGGATAAGCGTTACAAGAGTGTCTTGGATTCGACGCGAATTCGTCAGCGCAAGCTTTATCGGTTCTCTCGATTCTTACGCCAGCTTTTTGAAAACGCCACCGAATACAATGTGTCCTCTGACATTGCGTATGGCTTCTTCGAAGCTCTCCTCGCGTCGAACCACTTCCTGGTGAAGTCAGACTCCGGCCCTAAAGGCATCTACATGTTTGCCCACCACGCGCTATGGGGCCGGCCAGTTGATATTCAAGCAATCATGGCCACCTCATTCCGTGAAGAAGATTCCACCAAGGACTCACCTGCTACCCCCTACATCCTGGTGGTTCGTCCAGAGAAGCCGATTACTTGGACTGGGCGGGAGATGGAggtggagatgttggagcAGCCAGCCGACGTGCGACTGGGCAAGCTCCGTCTCATCGTCGAAGGGACGCAGCAACGCCTCTCCAACGCCAGGCTTGAATTGGCGCAACTGACCGGAGTTCAGCTCGATATGGCTGTCGAGCAACGTGCTAACCTCGCACGTGTCAATGTGGAACTGAACAAGATCAAGAAGATTTCATTCAAgctgtccatgtccatcatGGATAGTGTTGCCATCATTCGCCAGCAGCTCAAGGAGAAAGGCGTGGAGAACCAAGAGCTTATCCAAGCCTGTTACGCTTTCGCAACGGAGTTCGGTAAACGATCATCGAACTACGTCGATGCAAACAGGCATGCGATGAATAGTGCTCGACTCGTGGAATTGTCTCTTGACTGGGTCTCGTTCATTTGTGATGATTGTGATGCCGCTGACAGAAAAACGTTCAAGTGGGCTGTAGCTGCACTTGAGTTTGCGATGGCAATCACTTCGAGCAGGCATCTCATTTCCATGGACGATGTACAGTTTGGTCACCTTAGATTGAAGGTAGCCGGTTGCATGTCGCTCCTCATTTCTCACTTTGATATCATGGGCGCCCGATCCTCTCTTGCCGCTCAGGCCGAAAAGAAGCGGATAGAAGAGCGCgttggaagaggaaagtTTGGTGGCGGTCGGATTTTGACAGATGACGAGGCCACCAAGTTGGTTCGTGAACAACGTCTGGCTCATTTGACTGCTCTTGAAGACTCCCGTGTCGAAGAGGATGCGAAGCGCCAAGCACTGGGAAGAGTTTTGGAGGGATCTAATGAAGCTGACCGGTCACTCACCGTGCTTTCTTCATCAGCCACCAATGTAACTCTGCGGTGGCAGCAGGGCCAGTTCATCGGAGGCGGTACCTTCGGCTCAGTCTACGCTGCTATTAACCTCGACAGCAACTACCTCATGGCCGTCAAGGAGATCCGTCTACAAGATCCACAGCTCATCCCCAAGATCGCCCAACAGATCCGCGACGAGATGGGCGTCCTAGAAGTCCTGGACCATCCCAACATCGTCTCCTACCATGGCATCGAAGTCCACCGTGACAAAGTCTACATGTTCATGGAATACTGTTCCGGCGGTTCCCTCGCCAGCCTCCTCGAACATGGTCGCGTCGAAGACGAAACCGTCATCATGGTCTACGCTCTCCAACTCCTCGAAGGCCTAGCTTACCTCCACCAAGCCGGCATTGTCCACCGCGACATCAAGCCCGAAAACATCCTCCTCGACCATAACGGTATCATCAAATATGTCGACTTCGGCGCCGCCAAGATTATCGCCCGCCAGGGCAAAACCGCCGTACCCATGGACGCTTTCAACGCCGCAGGCCACAAGGAAGCTCTCGTCCCGCGCAACGCACAGTACACGCACCAACGCAAGAATCAGCAAACCATGACCGGCACCCCCATGTACATGTCCCCCGAAGTCATCCGCGGAGattcctcgaatttcgtCCACCGCCAGGGTGCAGTGGACATCTGGTCTCTGGGCTGCGTGATTCTGGAAATGGCCACGGGCCGCCGTCCCTGGTCCACATTGGACAACGAATGGGCCATCATGTACAACATCGCGCAGGGCAACCAACCCACCTTGCCGTCGCGCGATCAACTCAGTGACCCTGGCATCGACTTCCTGCGACGCTGCTTCGAATGCGATCAGATGAAACGGCCTACTGCTGCGGAGCTGTTGCAGCATGAGTGGATTGTCTCTATTAGGCAGCAGGTTGTGCTTGAGCCGGCGACACCGGGGAGTGAGAATGGGGGGAGTATGAGCGGGAGTGCTAGTTCGGCATCGGGGAGTCGGAATAATTCGTTTTATATGTAA